GTAAAGATCGTATTCTTCTTTTCAAAATTTAGGACCTCTTCTTCCGGCAAGAGACGAGACGAAAATTCTTCTAATGCTTCTTTTGCGCCATCGGCGGAGAAGACAGAGTTTGCCCCGGCTTCTTCTAAGCATACCGATGTGAGTCCAGTATGAGAGAATAAATGTAAACAATCTCTGTCGCGGGCTAGTTCCGATTTTTCTAATATAAACGAGCGTAAATTCCGAACGTCCAAAAAGAATCCACCTTTCTGGCCAGGGATCCTGGTTTTCCATTGGACTTGGTTTACAAAAATTTTTTCCTCATATGGAATTTCTTTTTTGCCTCTTAGAAAGCGAACAGGCAAAGATTTTTCGGAGCCTATTCTTTGGGGAGAGATCCATACGATCTGTTTTGGGATTGGTTCTTCTAATTTTGGTGCGATTGAGTAGAGAATCCTAACTACTAATCTGGAAAATTTTCTCAAAGATTGGGAATAGGTTTGGACCACCCATGTAGATCCGTACCGATCCACTGTGACTCCAGGGATTAGATCATTCTCTCCATGCAAAAGTCTATACGCGTTTGTTTTGGTTCGGAGAGGTTTTCTGAGTTCTAATGCATTCTCTATCGTTTGTCTTAATTGGAGAAGCGAGAATTCGTTTCCTCTTTGGAGGATCCGTATGCCGATCGGACCGGAAGAAGAATAGATCCCGAATCCTAATGTTTCGTTCGATCCGGAAACAAGTCTCATCCAATCCCCGTCTTGGAAAGCGGAGACCGCGGTGGATAATTTTCCGTTCAAGATCCAAGGATGCCCCGATTTCAAAACCGATTCGGTCGTTTTGTTTAATTGGTATCTTCGAAAGCGATTCATTCCAGAGTACATAAAAAAGGACAGAGCAGAACTCTGTCCTTTAGAAAACATCGGCCTTGAAAAATCTTACTTTTTCTTAGCGTCGTCGTAAGAAGTGTCAGTAGCTCCAGTATAGATCTGACGAGGTCTTCCGATCTTCATATCAGGAGATTCGATCATTTCTTTCCACTGAGCGATCCAACCCGGAAGACGTCCCATCGCAAACATTACTGTGAACATGTTCACAGGAATTCCGAGTGCACGGTAGATAATACCGCTATAGAAGTCCACGTTCGGATAAAGTTTTCTTTCTACGAAGTAAGAATCTTTAAGCGCCGCTTCTTCTAATTCTTTAGCAATATCTAATAGAGGGTCTTTTACTCCTAGTCTATAAAGAACTGCATCACACGCTTTTTTGATGATCTTAGCGCGTGGGTCGAAGTTTTTGTAAACCCTGTGTCCGAATC
The Leptospira johnsonii DNA segment above includes these coding regions:
- a CDS encoding class I SAM-dependent rRNA methyltransferase, whose amino-acid sequence is MNRFRRYQLNKTTESVLKSGHPWILNGKLSTAVSAFQDGDWMRLVSGSNETLGFGIYSSSGPIGIRILQRGNEFSLLQLRQTIENALELRKPLRTKTNAYRLLHGENDLIPGVTVDRYGSTWVVQTYSQSLRKFSRLVVRILYSIAPKLEEPIPKQIVWISPQRIGSEKSLPVRFLRGKKEIPYEEKIFVNQVQWKTRIPGQKGGFFLDVRNLRSFILEKSELARDRDCLHLFSHTGLTSVCLEEAGANSVFSADGAKEALEEFSSRLLPEEEVLNFEKKNTIFTKGKHHMVRADLFQDWGFLEDKKFSLIVLDPPNLTPNQASVPAGKKAYRSLIAKALFHLEPGGDLILLSCSGRILESEFEKIGRETLAIKGWKYKDLYKLRPEPDHPTRKEFPEGKYFKVHIYKKCEPLDQ